The Pseudosulfitobacter pseudonitzschiae genome includes a region encoding these proteins:
- a CDS encoding TRAP transporter small permease has product MYMTAYKLTDALARWMALLAGLVLLVVVVLTCVSIAGRALLPLNIGVGPINGIYDLTEIGVGAAIFGFLPWCQLQRSHAAVDLFKPVYGTTLNRVLDVIVDLGMLVAAALIAWRLYLGMLDKLRYGETTFIMQLPVWWGYAACLVGAAAFAHVAVFCVIRSLRGLTGRHDPTEEFAA; this is encoded by the coding sequence ATGTATATGACAGCTTATAAATTAACCGACGCGCTTGCGCGGTGGATGGCGTTGCTGGCGGGTCTGGTCCTGCTGGTGGTCGTCGTTCTGACCTGTGTGTCCATCGCCGGGCGGGCGTTGTTGCCCTTGAACATCGGGGTCGGCCCTATCAATGGCATCTACGATCTGACCGAAATCGGGGTAGGTGCAGCGATTTTCGGCTTTCTGCCGTGGTGCCAGTTGCAGCGCAGCCATGCTGCCGTTGATCTGTTCAAGCCGGTCTATGGAACCACGCTGAACCGGGTGCTGGACGTGATCGTCGATCTTGGCATGTTGGTGGCCGCCGCGCTGATCGCGTGGCGGCTGTATCTGGGAATGTTGGACAAGCTGCGCTACGGCGAGACGACATTCATCATGCAATTGCCTGTCTGGTGGGGCTATGCCGCCTGCCTTGTGGGGGCGGCGGCCTTTGCCCATGTCGCCGTCTTTTGCGTGATCCGGTCCCTTCGCGGCCTGACCGGACGCCACGATCCAACCGAGGAATTTGCAGCATGA
- a CDS encoding TRAP transporter substrate-binding protein, whose amino-acid sequence MNKRTLIIGAAAAVAMLPGLAFAQEVTLRLHQFLPPVATVPAKILKPWGEEVTAASDGRIVIQHFDAMALGGRPPELLDQARDGVVDLAMTVVGYTPGRYPRTEVFELPFMMKDPIGTSRAFWEMVESDFQQSEYQDVKVLGAWVHGPGVIHTKDPMTKLEDMQGKTLRGPTRVINEMLSELGATPVGMPLPAIPEALSKGVVNGTVIPWEVTPSIRLTELVSNHAEFSGDEALYTATIVLVMNQAKYDALPDDLKAILDEKSGAALSTFAAEVMFEYDKPGRDIAVEAGNTITLLDEAEVARWKDAAQPVINRWVAEMDGKGIDGQALIDQAKGLIDQYSN is encoded by the coding sequence ATGAACAAACGCACACTAATTATCGGGGCAGCTGCGGCTGTTGCCATGTTGCCGGGACTGGCATTCGCGCAAGAAGTCACTTTGCGCCTGCACCAGTTTCTACCCCCAGTGGCCACAGTGCCTGCCAAAATTCTCAAGCCTTGGGGCGAAGAAGTGACGGCTGCATCGGATGGCCGCATCGTTATCCAGCACTTTGACGCGATGGCATTGGGCGGGCGTCCACCCGAACTGCTGGATCAGGCGCGTGATGGCGTGGTCGATCTGGCGATGACGGTGGTGGGCTATACCCCCGGACGCTATCCGCGCACCGAGGTGTTCGAACTGCCGTTCATGATGAAAGACCCCATCGGCACCTCGCGTGCCTTTTGGGAAATGGTCGAGAGCGACTTTCAGCAAAGCGAATATCAGGACGTCAAAGTTCTGGGCGCATGGGTGCACGGGCCCGGTGTGATCCACACCAAGGACCCGATGACCAAGCTGGAAGACATGCAGGGCAAAACCCTGCGCGGCCCGACCCGTGTGATCAACGAGATGCTGTCCGAACTGGGTGCCACGCCCGTCGGTATGCCGCTGCCCGCGATCCCCGAGGCGCTGTCCAAGGGCGTCGTAAATGGTACCGTAATCCCGTGGGAAGTGACCCCCTCGATCCGTCTGACAGAACTGGTCAGCAACCATGCCGAATTCTCGGGCGACGAGGCGTTGTACACCGCCACCATTGTTCTGGTGATGAACCAGGCAAAGTATGACGCGCTGCCCGATGATCTCAAAGCGATCCTGGACGAGAAATCCGGCGCTGCCCTGTCGACATTCGCCGCCGAGGTGATGTTCGAGTATGACAAGCCCGGTCGTGACATCGCGGTCGAGGCGGGCAACACCATCACGTTGCTCGACGAAGCCGAAGTGGCCCGTTGGAAGGATGCGGCACAGCCCGTTATCAATCGCTGGGTTGCCGAGATGGACGGCAAAGGCATCGACGGTCAGGCTCTGATTGATCAGGCCAAAGGTTTGATCGACCAATACTCCAACTAA
- a CDS encoding feruloyl-CoA synthase has translation MEQPRFWAPTFDYETRPDGSVLMRQQEALEEHPQVLADYLDHWASVAPERTWIARRNESGEWREISYVLAQDMVRRLGAALLDLGLGPDRPLLILSENSLEHALLGMAAIYVGVPYAPLATAYSLVSEDHSKIKDIAALLNPGAIFADDGAAYAKAVAAISADDRAVINARNVADGAVSFDALLEYHPAGATEARAALTPQTVAKYLFTSGSTGSPKAVINTNAMIAASQAMIRDCYRFLTDQPPVVLDWAPWNHTAAGNKVSYLVLTNGGTYYIDDGRPVPGKFADTLRNLREISCTWYFNVPVGYDMLIDELETDPEMARTFFSKLGMLFYAGASMSQRTWDRLSALGRKVTGRDVLLATGLGATETSPFALAITDLQDQSGNIGVPARGMTLKLVPNSGKLEARVKGPNIMPGYFGDAAKTAEVFDEEGFYCFGDALRPADPDDFSKGFFFDGRLAENFKLTTGTWVAVGAVRASLVDAMDGLIRDAVIVGEDQAQLGALLWLSEAAAAMDADTLAAQLQEKLSAAAANATGSASRVRRAVVLDEPPSLDRGEITEKGSLNQRALRVGRTALVERLYAGGEGIFIA, from the coding sequence GTGGAACAGCCCCGCTTTTGGGCCCCGACCTTCGACTATGAAACCCGCCCCGACGGCAGCGTACTGATGCGCCAACAAGAGGCTCTGGAAGAGCATCCGCAGGTGTTGGCCGACTATCTGGATCACTGGGCGTCCGTAGCACCTGAACGCACATGGATCGCGCGCCGCAACGAAAGCGGCGAGTGGCGCGAGATCTCTTATGTGCTGGCACAGGACATGGTTCGCAGGCTGGGTGCGGCGCTGCTGGACCTTGGTCTGGGGCCGGACCGGCCCTTGCTGATCCTATCCGAGAATAGTCTTGAACATGCCTTGTTGGGGATGGCCGCGATCTATGTGGGCGTACCCTACGCACCTTTGGCCACGGCCTATTCCCTGGTCTCCGAGGATCACAGTAAAATCAAGGATATCGCGGCCTTGCTGAACCCCGGAGCCATCTTTGCCGATGACGGGGCGGCCTATGCCAAAGCTGTCGCGGCAATTTCAGCTGACGACCGTGCGGTGATCAACGCGCGCAATGTCGCGGACGGCGCAGTGTCGTTCGACGCGCTGCTGGAGTATCACCCCGCAGGTGCCACCGAGGCCCGCGCCGCCCTGACACCCCAGACAGTGGCAAAATATCTGTTCACCTCAGGCTCGACCGGATCGCCAAAGGCAGTGATCAACACCAACGCGATGATCGCGGCCAGTCAGGCGATGATCCGCGATTGCTACCGCTTTTTGACAGACCAGCCCCCCGTGGTGCTGGACTGGGCACCCTGGAACCACACGGCGGCGGGCAACAAGGTCAGCTATCTGGTCCTGACCAATGGGGGCACCTATTACATCGACGATGGCCGCCCCGTACCGGGCAAATTCGCGGACACCCTGCGCAATCTGCGTGAAATCTCGTGTACGTGGTACTTCAACGTGCCGGTCGGCTACGACATGCTGATTGATGAACTTGAGACCGACCCCGAGATGGCGCGCACCTTTTTTTCCAAGCTTGGCATGTTGTTCTATGCTGGCGCCAGCATGTCGCAGCGGACATGGGACCGTCTGTCGGCATTGGGCCGCAAGGTGACAGGCCGCGACGTTCTGTTGGCAACGGGGTTGGGGGCCACCGAAACTTCGCCCTTTGCGCTTGCGATCACCGATTTGCAGGACCAGTCTGGAAACATCGGCGTGCCTGCGCGCGGCATGACCCTGAAACTGGTGCCAAACTCCGGCAAGCTCGAGGCGCGGGTCAAAGGCCCCAATATCATGCCGGGTTACTTTGGTGACGCTGCTAAAACCGCAGAGGTCTTTGACGAAGAAGGCTTCTACTGCTTTGGTGACGCCCTGCGCCCTGCTGATCCCGACGACTTTTCCAAAGGGTTCTTTTTCGACGGTCGGCTGGCAGAGAATTTCAAACTGACGACCGGTACTTGGGTTGCCGTGGGCGCTGTGCGGGCCAGTTTGGTGGATGCGATGGACGGGTTGATCCGCGACGCGGTGATCGTCGGTGAAGATCAGGCGCAACTGGGTGCGTTGTTGTGGCTGTCCGAAGCTGCGGCGGCGATGGATGCAGATACGCTGGCTGCACAATTGCAGGAAAAGCTGAGTGCGGCTGCCGCCAATGCCACCGGATCGGCCAGCCGTGTGCGCCGTGCCGTGGTGCTGGACGAACCGCCCAGTCTCGACCGTGGCGAGATCACCGAAAAAGGGTCGCTTAACCAACGCGCCTTGCGGGTGGGGCGCACTGCGCTGGTTGAACGGCTTTATGCGGGTGGCGAGGGCATTTTCATCGCCTGA
- a CDS encoding amidohydrolase family protein: MVDFASVRAIDFHTHAEEPCCDHRDDGYNEFQAGMAAYFKNPAGAKGMLPTVQDTAAYYRNLNIAAVIFPVDAERETGFRRYSNEEVAGICAENDDILIPFASVDPHKGKAGAREVRRLVRDFGVRGFKFHPTMQGFYPNDREACYTVLEACAEEGVITLFHTGQTGVGSGMRGGMGMRLKYSNPMYLDDVAVDFPDMKIILAHPSFPWTEEGLAVAQHKPNVYYDMSGWSPKYFPETFIRYANSILKKKMLFGSDWPAITPDRWLADFEAAPFKDEVRPLILKENALRLLGETV, translated from the coding sequence TTGGTAGATTTTGCATCCGTTCGCGCGATCGACTTTCATACGCACGCTGAAGAGCCATGCTGCGACCACCGTGATGATGGTTATAACGAATTTCAGGCTGGCATGGCCGCCTATTTCAAGAATCCGGCGGGTGCCAAAGGCATGTTGCCCACGGTGCAGGATACAGCCGCCTATTACCGCAACCTGAACATCGCCGCGGTGATCTTTCCCGTGGACGCCGAGCGCGAGACAGGCTTTCGCCGTTATTCCAATGAAGAAGTTGCAGGCATCTGCGCAGAAAATGACGACATCCTGATCCCCTTCGCCTCGGTCGATCCGCACAAGGGCAAGGCCGGCGCGCGGGAAGTGCGCCGGCTGGTGCGCGATTTTGGTGTACGCGGGTTCAAGTTTCACCCGACCATGCAAGGCTTTTATCCCAACGACCGCGAGGCCTGCTACACCGTGCTCGAGGCCTGTGCCGAAGAGGGTGTGATCACCCTGTTCCACACCGGACAGACCGGTGTCGGATCAGGCATGCGCGGCGGGATGGGGATGCGTCTGAAGTATTCCAACCCGATGTATCTGGACGACGTGGCGGTGGATTTCCCCGACATGAAGATCATTCTGGCACACCCGTCGTTCCCCTGGACCGAAGAAGGTCTGGCCGTCGCCCAGCACAAGCCCAACGTCTATTATGACATGTCCGGCTGGTCACCCAAATACTTCCCCGAAACATTCATCCGCTATGCCAACTCGATCCTGAAAAAAAAGATGCTGTTCGGTTCGGACTGGCCTGCTATTACACCTGACCGCTGGCTGGCAGATTTCGAGGCGGCCCCGTTCAAAGACGAAGTGCGCCCGCTGATCCTGAAAGAAAACGCACTGCGCCTGCTGGGTGAAACCGTGTGA
- a CDS encoding TRAP transporter large permease produces the protein MSNFELALWSFPVLLILIFIRIPIALAMLAVGFGGSYLVIGSPMMMMNQLKTLTYGTFSNYSYSIIPLFLLMGQFATLSGMSASLFRAAESFLGHRRGGVAMSAIGACAGFGAICGSSLATAATMGQVALPEMRRYGYPGSLSTGALAAGGTLGILIPPSVILVIYAILAEQNIEKLFIAALIPGILAAAGYMMAISIWVRVSPNSAAVRPRVPWSERMVALGKVWPVLTIFLVVVGGIYLGVFTPTEAAAVGAAGTGLISVASGQMSWDKLKQAILSTASSTAMIFLIILGAGLYNSFLALTQLPQSSSAWVAEQGLNPWLVLTAVLVMYLVFGCIMDSLSMVLLTVPIIYPIMVVLDFGMSPSDFGLWFGILVLIVVEVGLITPPVGMNLFIINSMARDVPIGQTYRGAMPFVLTDMIRVVILTAFPAVTLSLVWLIDYLVP, from the coding sequence ATGAGCAATTTTGAACTGGCGCTTTGGTCTTTCCCGGTGCTGCTGATCCTGATCTTTATCCGCATCCCGATTGCGCTGGCGATGCTAGCCGTGGGTTTTGGCGGGTCATATCTGGTGATCGGCTCGCCGATGATGATGATGAACCAGCTCAAAACGCTGACCTATGGCACCTTCTCGAACTACTCGTACTCGATCATTCCGCTGTTTTTGCTGATGGGGCAGTTTGCCACCCTTTCTGGCATGTCGGCCTCGTTGTTTCGTGCCGCTGAAAGTTTTCTTGGGCATCGTCGCGGAGGCGTGGCGATGTCGGCCATCGGCGCCTGTGCAGGTTTTGGGGCGATTTGCGGGTCGTCGCTGGCAACCGCGGCGACGATGGGGCAGGTGGCCTTGCCTGAAATGCGCCGCTATGGCTATCCCGGCTCTCTGTCGACTGGCGCGCTGGCAGCTGGCGGGACATTGGGCATTTTGATCCCGCCTTCGGTGATCTTGGTGATCTATGCTATTCTGGCCGAGCAAAACATCGAAAAGCTGTTCATCGCGGCCCTGATCCCCGGCATACTGGCGGCTGCGGGTTATATGATGGCAATATCAATCTGGGTGCGCGTGTCGCCCAACTCTGCCGCTGTGCGTCCGCGCGTGCCGTGGTCGGAACGGATGGTGGCGCTGGGCAAGGTCTGGCCGGTTCTGACGATCTTTCTGGTGGTCGTGGGGGGCATCTACCTGGGCGTCTTCACCCCGACCGAAGCTGCGGCCGTCGGTGCGGCGGGCACCGGATTGATCAGCGTCGCATCTGGCCAGATGTCGTGGGACAAGCTCAAGCAGGCGATCTTGTCCACGGCATCGTCCACCGCGATGATCTTTCTGATCATCCTCGGGGCGGGGCTCTACAACAGCTTTTTGGCGCTGACGCAGCTTCCGCAGTCGTCATCGGCATGGGTTGCAGAGCAGGGGTTGAACCCGTGGCTGGTGCTGACCGCGGTGCTGGTGATGTATCTTGTCTTTGGCTGCATCATGGATTCGCTGTCGATGGTGCTGCTGACGGTGCCAATCATCTATCCGATCATGGTGGTGCTGGATTTCGGCATGTCACCCAGCGACTTTGGCCTGTGGTTCGGTATCCTGGTGCTGATCGTGGTCGAGGTGGGACTGATCACGCCACCAGTGGGTATGAACCTGTTCATCATCAATTCGATGGCGCGTGATGTTCCCATCGGTCAGACCTATCGCGGGGCGATGCCCTTTGTGCTGACAGATATGATCCGCGTGGTGATCCTGACCGCGTTTCCGGCGGTGACCTTGTCGCTGGTCTGGCTGATTGACTATCTGGTGCCATAG
- a CDS encoding crotonase/enoyl-CoA hydratase family protein, with translation MASDTAKTSVTRIEIEDDIATIIFDRPEKRNAMNDALVAALDDFFAHPPEGVRAVILYGEGGHFCSGLDLSEHEHRNPEQTVYHSRNWHRVADAIEYGGLPVIAAMTGAVIGGGLEIATSAHVRIAEPSVRFQLPEGRRGIFVGGGATVRVGRIIGADRMREMMLTGRNYGAEDGLRMGLAHYSVGEGEALPLAKKLAREVADNAPFSNYLMIQAIGRIGDMARSDGLFTESLAAAMSQTSAGAQEGLRAFLEKRPPDFRKK, from the coding sequence GTGGCCAGCGATACAGCCAAAACAAGCGTGACCCGCATCGAGATCGAAGACGACATCGCGACCATCATCTTTGACCGCCCGGAAAAGCGCAATGCCATGAACGATGCGCTGGTGGCGGCGTTGGACGACTTTTTTGCCCATCCGCCCGAAGGCGTGCGCGCGGTAATCCTGTATGGTGAGGGCGGGCATTTTTGTTCAGGTCTGGACTTGTCGGAGCACGAGCATCGCAATCCCGAACAGACAGTATATCATTCGCGCAACTGGCACCGCGTGGCAGACGCCATCGAATATGGCGGCCTGCCGGTGATCGCGGCGATGACTGGTGCCGTTATTGGCGGCGGGCTGGAAATCGCGACCTCGGCGCATGTACGCATTGCCGAACCATCGGTGCGGTTCCAATTGCCCGAGGGCCGCCGCGGCATCTTTGTCGGCGGCGGTGCGACTGTTCGTGTGGGCCGGATCATCGGCGCGGACCGTATGCGCGAAATGATGCTGACGGGCCGCAACTACGGAGCCGAAGACGGGCTGCGTATGGGGCTGGCGCATTATTCCGTGGGCGAGGGCGAGGCCCTGCCGCTGGCAAAAAAGCTGGCGCGCGAAGTGGCGGATAATGCACCCTTCTCGAATTACCTGATGATTCAGGCCATCGGGCGTATTGGCGATATGGCCCGCTCGGACGGTCTGTTCACCGAAAGTCTGGCCGCTGCGATGTCGCAGACATCGGCGGGCGCTCAGGAAGGACTGCGAGCATTCTTGGAGAAACGCCCGCCGGATTTCCGCAAGAAATAA
- a CDS encoding SDR family NAD(P)-dependent oxidoreductase, translating into MSIWKDSVAIVTGGASGLGAATARALAETGMKVALFDLNKEAGDALATELGGMFHSVDVSDPASVTAGLDAVEARLGTPRVLVNCAGIGPAAKTVSRGAAHDPAMFDKTIRVNLIGSFNCASQVAVRMVAAEPAAPDGARGVIINTASVAAYDGQIGQVAYAASKGGIVGMTLPMARDLADKGVRVCTIAPGLFLTPLLEGLPQDVQDSLGKQVPFPSRLGHPSEYAKLACHIVDNPMLNGEVIRLDGAIRMAPR; encoded by the coding sequence GGCGGCCACTGCGCGTGCATTGGCTGAAACCGGCATGAAGGTCGCCCTGTTCGATTTGAACAAGGAGGCCGGTGACGCATTGGCCACCGAGTTGGGCGGCATGTTCCACAGTGTGGATGTGTCCGATCCGGCCAGCGTCACCGCAGGTCTGGACGCCGTCGAGGCACGGTTGGGCACACCGCGCGTTCTGGTGAACTGCGCAGGCATCGGCCCTGCAGCCAAGACCGTATCGCGCGGCGCGGCCCACGATCCCGCGATGTTCGACAAAACCATCCGCGTCAACCTGATCGGCTCGTTCAACTGTGCCAGCCAGGTCGCGGTCCGCATGGTCGCAGCCGAGCCTGCCGCCCCTGATGGCGCGCGCGGCGTGATTATCAACACGGCTTCGGTAGCCGCCTACGACGGGCAAATCGGTCAAGTGGCCTATGCCGCGTCCAAGGGCGGCATCGTGGGCATGACCCTGCCGATGGCCCGCGATCTGGCGGACAAGGGCGTGCGCGTCTGCACCATCGCACCGGGGCTGTTCCTGACGCCACTACTGGAAGGTCTGCCGCAGGACGTGCAGGATTCGCTGGGCAAACAGGTGCCGTTCCCATCGCGTCTGGGTCATCCGTCGGAGTATGCCAAACTGGCATGCCACATCGTCGACAATCCGATGCTGAACGGCGAGGTCATCCGTCTGGATGGTGCGATCCGTATGGCACCACGGTAA